From Polaribacter haliotis:
TTCTTCTACCTCTTTAATTTTAGAGCGAACCAAATCGAAATTACTATGATATCTTTTAAATTTCTTCGGGTTTTTTGTGGTAATATCTGCTTCACAAAGTGTCATTAAAGAATCTATATCTTCTCCTGCATCAAATATTAAACGTCTTACTGCAGAATCTGTAACTTCAGTTGCCAATACAATTGGTCTAGAACTTAACAATACCATTTTCTGTACAAATTTCATTTTGTTATTCAATGGCATTTTTAAACGCTTAAATATTTTGTATACCATTTTAGAGCCTACAAATTCGTGTGCATGGAAAGTCCAACCTACTTTTTTACTGAATTTTTTAGTAGGCGCTTTTCCAATATCGTGCAATAAAGCCGCCCATCGTAACCAAACATTATCTGTATTTTCAGCAATATTATCAACTACTTCAAAAGTATGATAAAAATTATCTTTATGTTTTTGCCCCTCCACTTCCTCTACTCCTTTTAAAGCAACTATTTCAGGAAGAATTTGTGGCAACAAACCTGTTTCATGCAATAACAAAAAACCTATTGAAGGTATAGGAGAAGCCAATATTTTATTCAACTCATCTACAATTCGTTCTCGAGTAATTATTTTTAATCTATTAGAATTTTTAGAAATAGCGGCAAGTGAATGTTCTTCAATTTTAAAATGCAATTGTGTTGCAAAGCGAATGGCACGCATCATTCTTAAAGGATCGTCTGAATAGGTAATATCAGGATTTAAAGGTGTTCTAATAATCTTATCTTCTAAATCTTCAATTCCGTTAAATGGATCTAATAATTCTCCAAAATTAGCTTCATTTAAACTTAAAGCCAATGCATTTATGGTAAAATCTCGTCTATTTTGGTCGTCTTGTAAAGTTCCTTCAGTAACTTCAGGATTTCTACTTTCTTCTGAATACGATTCTTTTCTTGCGCCAACAAACTCAATTTCAACATCTTTAAAACGCAACATTGCTGTTCCATAGGTTTTAAAAACTTGTACTTTTGGTTTGTTTGGTAATAAGGAAGAAACTTTTAGAGCTAATTCAATTCCACTTCCAACAGCAACAACATCAATATCTTTTGCATTTCCTCTTTTCAACAGGAAATCACGTACAAAACCACCAATAACATAGCTTTCGATACCTAATTGTTTGGACGCCTTTGAGATGATTGTAAAAATTTCTGAAGATATTGCTTCTTTGTAATTCATAATTATTAAAAAGTGATGGCAAATTTATTGTTTATATTCCTTTAAACATAAAATTGATGAAAGAAAATTATAATAACATTTGTACTTTTGTTTTTATCTTTTAAAAAGATTTATTTATAATGATAATTGTAAGAATTCTTGGTGGTTTAGGAAATCAAATGTTTCAATACGCATATGCTAAAGCATTGGAACAAAAAGGATTTGACGTGAAATTAGACATTTCTGGTTTTAAAAATTACAAACTTCATGGTGGTTATCATTTAAACAACTATAAAATAGATTTAAAATACGCTTCTAACTTTTCAAATTTTCTATCGAAAATCAACTTTTTTCAATATAAAAAAGAGAAAAACTTATTATTTGACGCCTCTTTAAAGTCTTTAAAAGGAAACGAATATGTAAAAGGATATTTCCAAACAGAGAAATATTTTAAAGAAATAAGAACTATTTTATTAGAACAATTTACAATTGCTGCAGAACTTTCTACAACAACCAAAAAATATAAGAAACAGATTTTGGGGTCTCATATAAGTTGTTCTTTACATATTCGAAGAGGAGATTATGTTTCCGACAAAAAAGCAAATACCATTCATGGAACTTGTAGTTTGGAATATTATAAAGAGGCTATTGAGTTGATAAAAACAGAAAACAAAGGCGTGCAATTTTTTATATTTTCTGATGATATTTCTTGGACGAAAGAAAATTTATCTTTAGAAAATGCTATTTATATCGATCATAAAACAATTCCTCACGAAGACATGTATTTAATGAGTCTTTGCAACCATAATATTACCGCTAACAGTAGTTTTTCTTGGTGGGGAGCTTGGTTGAATAAAAATAAAAGTAAAACCATAATTGCACCAAAACAGTGGTTTGTTAATAAAGAAAATGAAATTGCTTGCGAAAATTGGATAAAAATATGAGTTCATACAAAGTATATTATATCAATTTAGACAAAAGTTTGGAGCGCAGGAATTTTATGGAAAATCAATTTAAAAAATTGAATATTCCATTAACAAGAATGCCTGCAGTTTATGGAAAAGAATTGCCACAAGACTTTCTGAAAAAAGCAAAGAATCAACATAATCTCTTAACACATTATCCATATTTAAATGATGGCGAAATCGGTTTAACAAAAACATATTTCGATTTGTGGAAAATAATTGCTAAACAAAAAGAAGATTTTGCATTGGTTTTAGAAGATGATGCTTTATTAACTGAAGATTTTTTTACGGATTTAAATTCGCTTTTAAAATCAATTTCTGAAAATACTTTTTTAGATATATCTGGGAGAAAAGGTTTTTTTAAGATGAAATCAGATTTATTAACAAGTACTTTTTTAATTCCTTCATTACAAACAACAGGACAAATTATTGGTAAAAAAGCAGCAACAACACTTTCTAAAAATCTAACAACTTATTATTCTCCCATTGATGTTTTAAAGCAAGATGTTTTTAAACACAAAACACCTGTTTTAACAACTAATAAAAGGTATGTAAGTAGTAATGATAAAAATGTTGGTGGAACTACGATTCAGCAAAAGAAAATGCCAAAATTCAAGAAAATGTTCCGAGAAATTATTCGTCCTTTTTGGCAATTAATTACTTTAGTTACCTATAAAACATATAGATTTATTGGTAATTATGCTTTTTACAAAAGCAATTAACTCTCTTTAATTCCTTTATTTAAAAGCCACAATTTTATATATCTGGTTAGCACAGAATATGCTAAGGTTTTTGCTAAAATAAGACCAGCAAATCCATCTAAAAAACCTAGTCTAATTATATAATGAATAAAAAATCTGGCTGGTGGTTTTACCAAAATATGAAACAAACCAACTTTTTTGCCTTGTTTATGTAAATCTTTCGCTTTTAAAGAAGCATAATGATGAATTTTAGCAATAAAATGGTCGTAACTTCTGTACCCAAAATGGTCTATTTTGTACTTAAAAAAACCTAGTTCTCCTGTTGTTTTAATCGTTTCGTGAACAACTCCAACATATTTGCAATGATCTTTTAAAAATAAACGAACTACTTTATCTCTTTGCCAACCACAATAATTTATTTTTTCGCCAGCAAAATAAAAAGTTCTGCGAACATAAAAACCAACAAAACCATTTGGATTTTGCACAGCTTCTAAAATTTCTTTTTCAACTTTTGGAGTTACTCTCTCATCAGCATCTAAAAGATAAATCCAAGAATGGGAAGCTTGCTCTATTGCAAAGTTTTTTTGAGAAGAAAAATCATCAAACTTTCGCTTGATGATTTTTACATTGTATTTTTCTGCTATTTCTACAGTTTTATCTGTACTAAAAGAATCTATAACTATAATTTCATCAGCAAAACTAACAGATTTTATTGCATCTGCTATATGAATTTCTTCATTTAGTGTTGGTATAATTGCCGATATTTTTGTCATAGCATTTTAACTCTTAAACTGCAACGTCATATTCACGTAAAGCATCGTTTAAAGAGGTTTTCTTATTTGTACTTTCTTTTCTTTTTCCAATAATTAATGCACAAGGAACGTTAAATTCTCCAGCTGCAAATTTCTTTGTATAACTTCCTGGAATTACTACAGATCTTGCAGGAACTCTACCTTTCATTTCCACAGGTTCGTCTCCAGTTACATCTATAATTTTAGTGCTCATTGTCAACACAACATTTGCGCCTAAAACAGCTTCCTTCTCTACTCTTACACCTTCCACAACAATACATCTAGAACCAATAAAAGCGCCATCTTCTATAATTACTGGAGCCGCTTGTAATGGTTCCAAAACACCACCAATTCCTACTCCACCAGATAAATGTACATTTTTACCAATTTGTGCACAAGAACCAACAGTTGCCCAAGTATCTACCATGGTTCCTTCATCTACATAAGCACCAATATTTACATAACTTGGCATAAGAATAGTTCCAGCAGAAATATAAGCTCCATGTCTTGCAACTGCATTTGGCACAACTCTAATTCCTCTTTCGGCAAAATTTCTTTTTAGTGGAATTTTATCGTGATATTCGAAGATACCAGCTTCTAAAGTTTCCATTTTTTGAATTGGAAAATACAAAACAACTGCTTTTTTAACCCATTCGTTTACTTGCCAACCATCAGTTGTTGGTTCTGCAACTCTTAATTCTCCTTTATCCAATAAATCGACTACTTTTCTAATGGTATCTATTGTGTTTTGTTCTTTTAACAAATCTCGATTTTCCCAAGCCGATTCTATAATTTCTCTAATTTCTTTCATGGTAATAAATTAATTTCTGCAAATATAAATCTATCTGTAAAAACTGAAAGCGAAGATACATTTTTTAAACAGATATTTCTGCTTTGTTTAAAAAACGTATTTTTGCATCAAAAATTATAAATGTCAAGAATTTTAGCCATAGATTTTGGAAAAATACGAACAGGAATAGCAGTTACAGACGAGATGCAAATTATCGCTTCTGGTTTAACTACGGTTAATACTTCCGAATTAATTCCGTTTCTTAAAGACTATGTTAAACAAGAAAAAGTAAGTCTTTTTCTTGTTGGAGAACCAAAACAAATGGACAATTCCGAAAGTGAAAGCGAAGCCTTAATTCTT
This genomic window contains:
- a CDS encoding 2,3,4,5-tetrahydropyridine-2,6-dicarboxylate N-succinyltransferase; its protein translation is MKEIREIIESAWENRDLLKEQNTIDTIRKVVDLLDKGELRVAEPTTDGWQVNEWVKKAVVLYFPIQKMETLEAGIFEYHDKIPLKRNFAERGIRVVPNAVARHGAYISAGTILMPSYVNIGAYVDEGTMVDTWATVGSCAQIGKNVHLSGGVGIGGVLEPLQAAPVIIEDGAFIGSRCIVVEGVRVEKEAVLGANVVLTMSTKIIDVTGDEPVEMKGRVPARSVVIPGSYTKKFAAGEFNVPCALIIGKRKESTNKKTSLNDALREYDVAV
- a CDS encoding glycosyltransferase family 2 protein; translation: MTKISAIIPTLNEEIHIADAIKSVSFADEIIVIDSFSTDKTVEIAEKYNVKIIKRKFDDFSSQKNFAIEQASHSWIYLLDADERVTPKVEKEILEAVQNPNGFVGFYVRRTFYFAGEKINYCGWQRDKVVRLFLKDHCKYVGVVHETIKTTGELGFFKYKIDHFGYRSYDHFIAKIHHYASLKAKDLHKQGKKVGLFHILVKPPARFFIHYIIRLGFLDGFAGLILAKTLAYSVLTRYIKLWLLNKGIKES
- a CDS encoding alpha-1,2-fucosyltransferase, with the protein product MIIVRILGGLGNQMFQYAYAKALEQKGFDVKLDISGFKNYKLHGGYHLNNYKIDLKYASNFSNFLSKINFFQYKKEKNLLFDASLKSLKGNEYVKGYFQTEKYFKEIRTILLEQFTIAAELSTTTKKYKKQILGSHISCSLHIRRGDYVSDKKANTIHGTCSLEYYKEAIELIKTENKGVQFFIFSDDISWTKENLSLENAIYIDHKTIPHEDMYLMSLCNHNITANSSFSWWGAWLNKNKSKTIIAPKQWFVNKENEIACENWIKI
- the ruvX gene encoding Holliday junction resolvase RuvX, which codes for MSRILAIDFGKIRTGIAVTDEMQIIASGLTTVNTSELIPFLKDYVKQEKVSLFLVGEPKQMDNSESESEALILPFLKKLTQQIPTIPVTRVDERFTSKMAFQTMIDSGMKKKQRRNKALVDEISATIILQSYLYSK
- a CDS encoding CCA tRNA nucleotidyltransferase, producing the protein MNYKEAISSEIFTIISKASKQLGIESYVIGGFVRDFLLKRGNAKDIDVVAVGSGIELALKVSSLLPNKPKVQVFKTYGTAMLRFKDVEIEFVGARKESYSEESRNPEVTEGTLQDDQNRRDFTINALALSLNEANFGELLDPFNGIEDLEDKIIRTPLNPDITYSDDPLRMMRAIRFATQLHFKIEEHSLAAISKNSNRLKIITRERIVDELNKILASPIPSIGFLLLHETGLLPQILPEIVALKGVEEVEGQKHKDNFYHTFEVVDNIAENTDNVWLRWAALLHDIGKAPTKKFSKKVGWTFHAHEFVGSKMVYKIFKRLKMPLNNKMKFVQKMVLLSSRPIVLATEVTDSAVRRLIFDAGEDIDSLMTLCEADITTKNPKKFKRYHSNFDLVRSKIKEVEERDKVRNFQPPISGEEIMKAFNLKPCREIGQIKETIKEAILDGKIPNEHKACYDFMIEKGKELGLKENS
- a CDS encoding glycosyltransferase family 25 protein; translation: MSSYKVYYINLDKSLERRNFMENQFKKLNIPLTRMPAVYGKELPQDFLKKAKNQHNLLTHYPYLNDGEIGLTKTYFDLWKIIAKQKEDFALVLEDDALLTEDFFTDLNSLLKSISENTFLDISGRKGFFKMKSDLLTSTFLIPSLQTTGQIIGKKAATTLSKNLTTYYSPIDVLKQDVFKHKTPVLTTNKRYVSSNDKNVGGTTIQQKKMPKFKKMFREIIRPFWQLITLVTYKTYRFIGNYAFYKSN